Proteins encoded within one genomic window of Phototrophicus methaneseepsis:
- a CDS encoding ribose-phosphate diphosphokinase has translation MNNNVGDHIRLVERSPRGKLIIAGCTPATYLARPIVARLKEELADDGSDRPLPYLENIDFHFSDSEIGVRLDTDVSGCDVFLLQALYDPHDEHSVSENYLALCIAARTFREWGAHKITAMLPYLAYARQDKPTRFQREPTTARLMADLAITSGIDRLVTWHPHYQQIHGFYSGIPVDVLEAQDYYEDLFAVYRGRKDVVLVAPDVGASKFVTHLGHALDLKVAIASKYHPEQEQTEITQIIGDLADKRVAIIVDDMMSSGGTIFAAVQKLVEEYGIAEVLIAVSHNLCTDKAFGRLIELQENYHLQHLYVTNSIPQTDAFHQLPFVTIHDISDTLVKTIKRIHYDRL, from the coding sequence ATGAATAATAATGTCGGTGATCACATCAGACTCGTCGAACGCTCCCCACGGGGAAAACTCATCATCGCTGGATGTACACCGGCAACATACCTGGCCCGGCCTATCGTCGCCCGATTGAAAGAAGAGCTGGCCGACGATGGGTCGGATAGGCCGCTGCCTTACCTGGAGAACATCGACTTCCACTTCTCAGATTCTGAGATTGGCGTCCGGTTAGATACGGACGTGAGTGGATGCGATGTTTTTCTCTTGCAAGCCCTGTACGACCCCCATGACGAACATTCTGTTAGCGAAAACTACCTGGCCCTCTGTATTGCTGCACGCACATTCCGGGAATGGGGCGCACATAAAATCACGGCGATGCTGCCCTATCTGGCTTATGCTCGTCAAGATAAGCCAACACGTTTTCAGCGAGAGCCAACCACAGCCCGGCTGATGGCCGACCTTGCAATCACGTCCGGCATTGACCGACTGGTAACATGGCACCCGCACTATCAGCAAATTCATGGCTTTTACAGCGGCATTCCCGTCGACGTATTGGAAGCACAGGATTACTACGAAGACCTATTTGCGGTATATCGCGGTCGTAAGGATGTGGTATTGGTTGCGCCAGATGTCGGTGCATCCAAGTTCGTGACGCATCTTGGTCATGCGCTGGACCTTAAAGTAGCGATTGCCTCCAAATATCATCCTGAGCAAGAGCAGACTGAAATCACACAAATTATCGGTGATCTGGCAGATAAACGCGTCGCCATTATCGTTGATGATATGATGAGCAGTGGCGGAACGATCTTCGCTGCTGTTCAGAAGTTAGTCGAGGAGTACGGCATTGCGGAAGTACTCATTGCGGTTTCCCACAATTTATGCACCGATAAGGCCTTTGGTCGCCTTATTGAATTGCAAGAAAATTACCACTTACAGCATCTCTACGTCACTAACAGCATCCCACAGACAGATGCCTTCCACCAGCTCCCCTTCGTCACAATTCATGACATATCAGATACGCTTGTTAAGACGATCAAGCGCATTCACTATGATCGTTTGTAA
- a CDS encoding WD40 repeat domain-containing protein: protein MQKIIACLLLILLVRPIYAQKSLLSNLDIITAENAPELQQVGFVGRGTANALDWHPDGTILAVASMSGVWLLDETLQLIRSTPIQQPIIDLAWSPDGSHIAVVSNLRGRCTFQIWDANFIKAQLRLDTCGERSEWNVTGDYLAIFNSYSENNEVYLIDTRTNDIKIVPGQDGTWSPSGDYLFTRLRVSRFYWEDPAMYTWDAITGELISELDITDQQAGWIFWGIDDQNVAISCNESESDTDDITINICRFNVHTGERDMIQHVMTYRLGQAVSLLNKPAWSDNQLKLAWITERFLEGFLKNVLVMDVETNEVTNVGIGTAFDWIPATDYLSAIVGNGDIRIYDMMGNILAESHVFTAPVNMIAVRPGSTHVASAGFGYEQDTHVWDIQQSWINPHLTLFTEPAEIVDYTPDGNHLIAGGTMVTDIVVNQGIHAFDSDTGKRVRTIQAFYDQGASPPDVYWNSDYTEVAERRDNQLELSNGITIQVRDSFEYAAWSPDGVYIATVNYFPDDYSFVVDTWNVLTGKAVNSFSSGMFAFEGLVWSSDSTKIAVLLEHPTGSNIYLRGLRVFTVTEGENYEFDRYDYQVFAEVNIYDSSQQVKAAWNSDGTVLAVALYDMLQIHDLKNEEGNPLVSLPAYDVVSLEWSPDDCFIVTGGKDGIIRLFASPS, encoded by the coding sequence ATGCAAAAAATAATCGCGTGTCTGCTGTTGATTTTGCTCGTTAGGCCGATTTATGCGCAGAAATCTCTCCTGTCAAATTTAGATATTATCACTGCTGAAAATGCTCCTGAACTTCAGCAAGTTGGCTTTGTTGGGCGTGGTACAGCTAATGCTCTAGATTGGCACCCAGACGGTACTATACTGGCTGTTGCCAGTATGTCAGGGGTCTGGTTGTTGGATGAAACGCTCCAATTAATTCGTTCGACGCCCATACAACAACCAATTATAGATTTAGCCTGGAGTCCAGATGGGTCACATATCGCTGTAGTGAGTAATTTAAGAGGTAGATGCACATTTCAAATATGGGATGCCAATTTTATAAAAGCACAGCTTAGACTTGATACTTGTGGCGAAAGGTCTGAATGGAACGTGACCGGTGATTACTTAGCAATTTTTAACTCCTATTCAGAGAATAATGAAGTTTATCTGATCGATACTCGTACTAACGATATAAAAATTGTGCCGGGTCAAGATGGGACCTGGTCTCCATCAGGTGATTATCTATTCACGCGCCTGAGGGTTTCCCGCTTCTATTGGGAAGATCCAGCTATGTATACCTGGGATGCCATTACAGGAGAACTCATTTCTGAACTTGATATCACAGATCAACAGGCTGGATGGATTTTCTGGGGTATTGATGATCAGAACGTAGCAATTTCGTGCAATGAATCAGAATCAGATACAGATGATATCACTATTAATATATGTCGCTTTAATGTGCATACAGGTGAAAGAGATATGATTCAACACGTTATGACTTATCGTCTGGGGCAAGCGGTGAGTTTACTGAATAAACCTGCTTGGTCTGACAATCAATTAAAATTAGCTTGGATAACAGAACGTTTTTTAGAAGGATTCTTGAAAAATGTTCTGGTTATGGATGTAGAAACCAATGAGGTGACGAACGTCGGTATAGGCACTGCATTCGATTGGATACCTGCTACAGACTATTTATCGGCTATCGTTGGTAATGGTGACATTCGTATCTACGATATGATGGGCAATATTCTCGCAGAAAGCCATGTCTTCACAGCACCAGTCAACATGATTGCTGTCCGTCCTGGTAGCACACACGTTGCAAGTGCAGGATTTGGCTATGAACAGGACACACACGTTTGGGATATCCAACAATCTTGGATAAACCCTCACTTAACTCTTTTTACAGAACCAGCGGAAATTGTCGATTACACACCCGATGGGAATCATTTGATTGCCGGTGGAACGATGGTTACAGATATTGTTGTCAATCAGGGAATACATGCTTTTGATTCAGACACAGGAAAACGTGTTCGCACAATTCAAGCTTTTTACGATCAAGGGGCATCTCCACCAGATGTGTATTGGAACTCAGATTATACAGAAGTTGCAGAGAGAAGAGATAATCAATTAGAGTTATCGAATGGTATCACAATCCAGGTGAGGGATAGCTTTGAATATGCAGCATGGAGCCCTGATGGAGTCTATATCGCCACTGTAAATTACTTTCCTGACGACTACAGCTTTGTGGTAGATACTTGGAATGTTTTAACAGGAAAAGCTGTTAATTCATTCTCAAGTGGGATGTTTGCCTTTGAAGGATTAGTTTGGAGCTCTGATAGTACGAAAATTGCTGTTTTATTAGAGCACCCGACAGGATCTAACATTTATCTTCGAGGGCTCCGAGTATTTACTGTGACTGAAGGAGAAAACTACGAATTTGATCGCTATGACTATCAAGTATTTGCTGAGGTCAATATTTATGATTCCTCACAACAGGTTAAAGCCGCTTGGAACAGTGATGGCACAGTGCTCGCGGTTGCTTTATATGACATGCTGCAGATTCATGATTTAAAAAATGAAGAGGGCAATCCGCTAGTTTCGTTACCTGCTTATGACGTTGTTAGTCTTGAGTGGTCTCCAGACGATTGCTTTATTGTTACTGGCGGCAAGGATGGGATTATAAGGCTTTTCGCGTCTCCAAGCTGA
- a CDS encoding PRC-barrel domain-containing protein — translation MLRGTNVIGLPIFLKNEEINEHVIDWILDLQNNQLMGFIVQQGGWSGSARILLWENIIHISNQSLHVDYPSPIFEMGKMIKIKQLLEEVNDFIGLKVITKEGQSLGKVVDFLFDNSSGHLSELQLRNEAALNRKNIFMPILTPLNQMSSFIIATPEMTAAIYENHLPEA, via the coding sequence ATGTTAAGAGGGACGAATGTTATAGGGCTCCCCATTTTCCTTAAAAATGAGGAAATTAATGAGCATGTCATTGACTGGATACTCGATTTACAAAATAACCAGCTCATGGGCTTTATCGTGCAGCAAGGTGGGTGGAGTGGTAGTGCGCGTATCCTACTCTGGGAAAATATTATTCACATTTCAAATCAGTCGCTCCATGTAGATTATCCGTCGCCCATATTTGAAATGGGGAAAATGATAAAAATAAAACAGCTTTTAGAAGAAGTGAATGATTTCATCGGGCTCAAAGTGATTACTAAAGAGGGTCAATCGCTGGGGAAAGTTGTCGATTTCCTGTTCGATAATAGCAGCGGACACCTATCCGAGTTGCAGCTCAGGAATGAAGCCGCGTTGAATCGGAAAAATATTTTTATGCCCATACTAACCCCCCTAAATCAGATGAGCAGCTTCATCATTGCAACGCCAGAGATGACTGCTGCAATTTATGAAAATCATCTTCCAGAGGCTTGA
- a CDS encoding LysM peptidoglycan-binding domain-containing protein, which produces MQILRKFSKGFFRLLLLSLMLVLTVPALAQETDLSAPDQIQYALDDLSTRTGQTVTLTTITSYTWQERQYSDSSLGCPQPGEMYAQVITPGYQFDVTYSGVTYDYRVSEDGSTVIMCGSETAQPGDPTAPDESPCGSSYTVLGGDYLYSIAVACNTTVDALMEANPEIENRSVIYPGQILQIPQGEDDTPATGEQSVSISPLSGPAGTQVEITASGFPANTQVEIGVGPYESEYSVIETTTTDANGNLVADGRIPSDVDAGDEWVFVVVLDNEETISEVFEVTTGTPTEEPDSNLFERTNIYLIALEDAGATGEEIGCGDSLVPVEVAIEPTIAPLTAALTYLFENNEQYYGQSGLYNPFYNSDLSVDGIDIIGGNAQIELSGELSLAGACDNPRIESILQQTALQYSTIDSVDITINGEPLDQLLSGA; this is translated from the coding sequence ATGCAAATACTACGAAAATTCTCCAAAGGATTCTTCAGACTGCTCCTCTTATCACTGATGCTCGTCCTGACAGTGCCCGCTCTGGCACAGGAAACAGACCTATCGGCCCCTGATCAAATCCAATATGCCCTCGATGACCTGAGCACACGCACAGGCCAGACGGTAACGCTCACAACCATCACGTCGTACACGTGGCAGGAACGCCAATACTCGGATTCCAGCTTGGGCTGCCCCCAACCTGGGGAAATGTACGCACAAGTCATCACACCAGGCTATCAGTTCGATGTGACCTATTCAGGCGTGACCTATGACTATCGCGTGTCTGAAGATGGCAGTACCGTCATCATGTGTGGCTCTGAAACAGCACAACCAGGCGACCCAACCGCACCGGATGAATCGCCCTGCGGATCATCCTATACGGTCCTGGGTGGGGACTATCTTTACAGCATCGCGGTGGCATGCAATACAACCGTTGATGCCCTGATGGAAGCCAACCCGGAAATTGAAAATCGTTCAGTAATTTATCCGGGCCAGATCCTACAAATTCCGCAGGGTGAGGATGACACGCCTGCAACTGGTGAACAATCCGTCTCAATCAGCCCATTGAGCGGCCCAGCAGGAACACAAGTCGAGATTACCGCTTCTGGATTCCCAGCAAATACGCAGGTTGAGATTGGTGTTGGGCCTTATGAATCTGAATACAGCGTGATTGAAACGACCACGACGGATGCCAACGGGAATCTAGTTGCTGACGGGCGCATTCCGTCCGATGTCGATGCTGGTGATGAATGGGTATTCGTCGTTGTATTAGATAACGAAGAAACAATCTCAGAGGTATTCGAAGTCACAACAGGAACACCGACAGAAGAACCCGATAGCAACCTCTTTGAGCGCACCAATATTTACTTGATCGCGCTAGAAGACGCGGGCGCAACGGGCGAAGAGATTGGCTGTGGCGATAGCCTTGTGCCTGTAGAAGTCGCAATCGAACCCACCATCGCACCTCTGACTGCCGCCCTAACGTACCTGTTCGAGAACAATGAGCAATACTATGGGCAGTCCGGTTTATATAATCCCTTCTATAACTCTGACTTAAGCGTCGATGGGATTGATATCATTGGTGGAAACGCCCAAATCGAGCTATCAGGCGAACTCAGTTTAGCGGGCGCTTGCGATAACCCTCGCATTGAAAGCATCTTGCAGCAAACTGCGCTGCAATATAGTACAATCGACAGTGTAGACATCACCATCAATGGGGAACCACTTGACCAACTTCTGTCGGGTGCATAG
- a CDS encoding transketolase family protein, translating into MDIGKSIGLEYGAATRDAFGEALEKLGHENQNIVVVDGDVSDSTRTQAFRETFPERFFNVGIAESNLVGVASGLAASGKQALASSFAVFLLCNAYDQIRMSIAYPHLDVKLVGSHSGISLGEDGASQMAIEDLALAASLPNFTVLVPADEQAAAWATRAMFEHEGPVYLRTGRPDAPKVYSSDTRFEIGKAVRVRDGDDVTIIACGLMVAAALEAAQHLSNKGIEARVLDMHAVKPLDQIAVIKAANETGAIVTAEEHTITGGLGAAVAQVVVKEHPVPVGFVAIMDTYAESGDPNDLFKKYGLSPEHIIHEVESVIDKKA; encoded by the coding sequence ATGGATATCGGCAAAAGTATCGGTCTGGAATATGGCGCTGCTACGAGAGACGCCTTTGGCGAAGCGTTGGAAAAACTTGGCCATGAAAACCAGAATATCGTCGTCGTTGATGGCGACGTCAGTGATTCCACACGCACACAGGCCTTTCGAGAGACCTTCCCAGAGCGATTTTTCAACGTGGGCATTGCAGAGAGTAACCTCGTCGGTGTGGCGAGCGGCTTAGCTGCAAGTGGTAAGCAAGCGTTAGCGTCAAGCTTCGCGGTGTTCTTGCTCTGTAATGCGTATGATCAGATCCGTATGAGCATCGCCTATCCGCACCTGGACGTGAAGCTCGTCGGCTCACATAGTGGTATCAGCCTGGGCGAAGACGGTGCAAGCCAGATGGCGATCGAAGATTTGGCCCTGGCAGCCTCTTTGCCTAACTTTACGGTACTCGTCCCGGCAGATGAACAAGCCGCCGCATGGGCCACACGCGCCATGTTTGAACACGAAGGCCCTGTTTACCTGCGGACAGGCCGCCCGGATGCGCCAAAGGTGTATAGCAGCGATACCCGGTTTGAGATTGGCAAAGCTGTGCGAGTGCGAGATGGGGATGATGTGACTATTATCGCCTGTGGTCTGATGGTCGCAGCCGCGCTAGAAGCTGCACAGCATCTCAGTAACAAAGGCATTGAGGCACGTGTGCTAGATATGCATGCTGTTAAACCACTTGACCAGATAGCTGTCATTAAGGCAGCCAATGAGACAGGCGCTATCGTCACCGCAGAAGAACACACCATTACGGGCGGCTTAGGTGCTGCTGTCGCCCAGGTTGTCGTCAAAGAACATCCTGTGCCAGTAGGCTTTGTGGCTATTATGGATACCTACGCGGAATCTGGCGACCCGAATGATCTCTTCAAGAAATATGGTCTTTCCCCTGAACATATCATTCACGAGGTCGAATCGGTCATTGATAAAAAAGCGTAA
- a CDS encoding fasciclin domain-containing protein, with protein sequence MKRTTTLMVILGLLVSLLAVPAFAQDATPTVETTPEATMETTMEATAEATTEDTMEESAEVEGPTAYLRILHLVPDAGAVDVYLNGELSDIQGSEYVGESEWHAVPTGTHTVAVTSAGSMVEEAIASTEVTLNEDDFVTLAVVSDAEGTPSVQVILSDFSEQLPGVAVLNFVNALNGSRSVNFLRDDVPFVTGLAPSASTASEIDNSIPVDVDTYTFSVEYSDTEEPVAVDSVELDVVATDNYLFVVSGTEESPELTIYETSRGDIRVLTGEIEAPGTIVEALAAENLATVSDALAQTGLADTLSSEGPYTVFIPADYLQDELSASSEDLTTLLQNHVVEGDLKLSDLVDMGSVTTLAGNTLDVTTVDNTVMIGDVAVLTTNIAATNGTIHIIDGILSTSEDDMAAEEDMAVTDEATMESTVVEPTATPSG encoded by the coding sequence ATGAAGAGAACAACGACTTTGATGGTCATTCTTGGTTTGCTGGTGAGCTTATTGGCTGTACCTGCGTTTGCCCAGGATGCCACCCCAACTGTAGAAACAACCCCTGAAGCAACTATGGAAACCACCATGGAAGCGACAGCAGAAGCAACCACCGAAGACACGATGGAAGAATCTGCAGAAGTTGAAGGACCCACCGCGTATTTGCGTATTCTTCATCTCGTACCTGATGCGGGCGCCGTTGATGTTTACTTAAACGGTGAATTGAGTGACATCCAGGGTAGCGAGTATGTGGGTGAGAGCGAATGGCATGCTGTTCCTACCGGGACGCATACTGTTGCAGTCACGTCAGCTGGTAGCATGGTAGAAGAAGCAATCGCCAGCACGGAAGTGACCCTCAATGAAGATGACTTCGTGACCCTTGCTGTGGTATCAGATGCAGAAGGTACGCCGTCTGTTCAGGTCATCCTGAGTGATTTCAGTGAACAACTGCCTGGCGTCGCTGTGCTGAACTTTGTGAATGCCTTAAATGGCTCACGTTCGGTAAACTTCCTGCGTGATGATGTTCCGTTTGTTACGGGCCTGGCTCCTTCCGCATCAACAGCGTCTGAAATTGATAATTCCATTCCTGTTGATGTCGATACCTACACCTTCTCTGTTGAATATAGCGATACAGAAGAACCTGTCGCTGTAGACTCGGTTGAACTGGATGTGGTCGCGACGGATAATTATCTCTTCGTCGTGAGCGGCACGGAAGAAAGCCCTGAACTGACGATTTACGAAACCTCACGTGGTGATATACGTGTGTTAACGGGTGAGATCGAAGCCCCAGGTACGATTGTCGAAGCCCTGGCTGCTGAAAATCTCGCGACGGTAAGTGATGCACTGGCCCAGACAGGCTTGGCAGATACCCTGAGTAGCGAAGGCCCTTACACCGTCTTCATCCCGGCTGATTACCTCCAGGATGAGCTGAGCGCCAGCAGCGAAGACTTAACGACACTGTTGCAGAACCATGTTGTCGAAGGCGATCTGAAATTGTCCGACCTGGTTGATATGGGTAGTGTGACAACTCTGGCTGGTAACACGCTGGATGTGACCACAGTCGATAATACCGTTATGATTGGCGACGTTGCCGTCCTGACGACGAATATCGCTGCAACAAATGGCACCATCCACATCATTGATGGGATTCTTTCCACCAGTGAGGATGATATGGCGGCTGAAGAGGATATGGCTGTGACCGACGAAGCAACCATGGAATCAACAGTTGTTGAACCCACTGCAACGCCGAGTGGCTAA
- a CDS encoding response regulator, whose protein sequence is MVETKSIRVMIVDDHDMVRDGLGLMLDTVDELERAGEAKNADTALLACNQFHPDVILMDLVMPGKDGIFATTEILKRHPDVKIIALTSFDTRGMVEKALKAGVISYLKKNVSMHELADAIRAAYLGKPTLSPEATQELIAATIQPTLPTHTLTNREHEVLKLLTEGLNNRQIAERLVISRSTVKHHVSSVLSKLDANNRAEAVAIAMEHHLVN, encoded by the coding sequence ATGGTAGAGACGAAATCAATCCGCGTTATGATTGTTGATGACCATGATATGGTCCGTGATGGACTCGGCTTAATGCTGGATACTGTCGATGAATTGGAACGAGCTGGCGAAGCTAAAAATGCTGATACCGCGCTCCTGGCGTGTAACCAATTCCATCCTGATGTTATCCTAATGGATCTCGTTATGCCTGGCAAAGATGGTATTTTTGCCACGACGGAAATCCTCAAGCGCCATCCCGATGTCAAAATTATTGCACTCACCAGCTTTGATACCCGCGGTATGGTCGAAAAAGCACTGAAGGCAGGCGTTATCAGCTATCTAAAAAAGAACGTCAGCATGCATGAACTTGCAGATGCTATCCGGGCTGCCTATCTCGGCAAACCGACCCTCTCGCCAGAAGCCACGCAAGAACTCATCGCTGCAACCATCCAACCAACGCTACCTACCCATACCCTGACAAATCGCGAACATGAAGTACTCAAATTGCTTACCGAAGGGCTGAACAATCGCCAGATTGCAGAACGCCTTGTCATCAGCCGTTCGACGGTTAAACATCATGTTAGCAGTGTGCTCAGCAAGCTAGATGCCAATAACCGCGCTGAAGCCGTTGCTATAGCAATGGAGCATCATCTGGTCAACTGA
- a CDS encoding PAS domain S-box protein: MKDKTIHQQAYIYEKLATTNKALESISDAIIIADHDGVAIYVNPAFLRSFGYTVAELNVGGIPNVLFQAPDVGKHIFDFMRSKGTWKGEVELATKQGEIVPYLLNVDSIKNDQDEPIGFITICTDITSHKRVSTIQQAQHTLVQAHLNTAKALTSTLDLAEVFKRILDNISHVVISDLSNIILIHDDRLPSFDQHENGQQAQKIAENAFIIDEADVSYYDDLRYILETNAPLVVPNTQAYLQQHSPMTLYRPWLNSHIGMAIRLQDEIIGFLNIDSLQPDLFTRDHADRLQLFAEQAAIAIHNARLHVHAQKLVMLEERQRLARYLHDAVSQTLFSASLIAEALPKLWQTKPDEVFPRLEQIRNLNRGALAKMRTLLVELHPERLLEAELSTLFHQLADGVLGQRDIEVQIDVAPELKLPPDIHVAVYYITQEALNNIVKHSGASLAAVQLNAEESLTLKIRDNGSGFDTQQIAPTSLGLDNIKERARATQAKLTIQSEIGKGTEIIVNWHI; this comes from the coding sequence ATGAAAGATAAGACGATTCATCAACAAGCCTATATTTATGAGAAACTAGCGACGACGAACAAGGCCTTAGAAAGCATTAGCGATGCGATCATCATTGCAGATCATGATGGTGTGGCTATATATGTGAACCCCGCATTCCTCCGTTCTTTCGGCTATACAGTGGCAGAGCTCAATGTAGGTGGCATCCCTAACGTCTTATTTCAGGCCCCTGATGTTGGCAAACATATTTTCGACTTCATGCGGTCGAAAGGGACCTGGAAAGGTGAAGTCGAACTAGCCACGAAACAAGGCGAGATAGTCCCTTACTTACTGAACGTAGATAGCATCAAAAATGATCAGGATGAGCCAATCGGTTTCATCACGATCTGCACGGATATCACCTCCCATAAGCGTGTCAGCACCATTCAACAAGCGCAGCATACGCTCGTTCAGGCTCATCTAAACACGGCTAAAGCTTTAACAAGCACATTGGATCTTGCTGAAGTGTTCAAGCGTATTCTGGATAACATCAGCCATGTGGTGATCAGTGACTTATCTAATATCATCCTCATACATGACGACCGCCTTCCTTCATTCGATCAACACGAAAATGGGCAGCAAGCACAAAAGATAGCAGAAAATGCCTTCATCATTGATGAAGCTGATGTGTCCTACTATGACGATTTACGCTATATACTGGAAACAAACGCACCCCTTGTTGTCCCTAACACCCAGGCATATTTGCAGCAACATAGTCCTATGACGTTGTATCGTCCCTGGCTCAATTCCCACATTGGCATGGCGATCCGTCTGCAAGATGAGATCATCGGCTTTTTAAACATCGATAGCCTACAACCAGACCTATTCACGCGAGACCATGCAGATCGACTGCAATTGTTCGCAGAACAAGCCGCCATAGCGATACATAATGCGCGCTTACACGTCCATGCCCAAAAGCTCGTAATGCTGGAAGAACGCCAACGTCTCGCACGGTATTTACACGATGCCGTCAGTCAAACGCTCTTTTCAGCCAGCCTGATTGCAGAAGCACTCCCTAAGTTATGGCAGACAAAACCCGATGAAGTGTTCCCCCGGCTGGAACAGATCCGCAACTTGAACCGGGGCGCTCTGGCTAAGATGCGAACACTTTTAGTAGAGCTGCACCCGGAGCGCCTGTTAGAAGCAGAACTCAGTACATTGTTTCACCAACTGGCAGATGGCGTTCTAGGGCAGCGCGACATAGAAGTACAAATTGATGTAGCGCCAGAATTAAAGCTACCACCCGATATCCATGTCGCCGTTTATTACATTACCCAAGAGGCTCTCAACAACATTGTGAAGCATAGTGGAGCGAGCTTGGCAGCAGTTCAACTGAATGCAGAAGAATCCCTGACACTGAAGATACGTGATAATGGCAGCGGCTTTGATACCCAACAAATCGCACCGACAAGCCTGGGTCTGGATAACATCAAAGAACGCGCCAGGGCAACACAAGCCAAGCTCACTATCCAGAGTGAGATCGGCAAGGGAACGGAAATAATCGTAAACTGGCACATTTGA
- a CDS encoding ASCH domain-containing protein, which translates to MLSNEVKAFWQGYLATLPADHSHQQAVYTSWAFGDNKRLQDELLALVLKGQKTATAEAVWVFEAEGEGIPQPGDLSVVLDGDARPACILETVSIQILPFKEVSAAFAYDEGEDDRTLASWRREHEKYWRRTLPSIGHNFDDEMPVVCERFRVIYRR; encoded by the coding sequence ATGCTCTCTAATGAGGTCAAAGCGTTCTGGCAGGGTTATCTGGCAACGCTGCCAGCAGATCATTCTCATCAGCAGGCTGTTTACACTTCCTGGGCCTTTGGGGATAACAAACGGCTTCAGGATGAGCTGCTAGCCCTGGTGCTTAAGGGCCAGAAGACGGCAACAGCGGAAGCAGTGTGGGTCTTTGAAGCGGAAGGTGAAGGCATCCCCCAGCCAGGTGATTTGAGCGTGGTGCTGGATGGTGACGCACGTCCTGCCTGTATTCTGGAGACGGTTTCTATTCAGATATTGCCGTTTAAAGAGGTGTCCGCAGCTTTTGCTTATGACGAAGGGGAGGATGATCGTACTTTAGCCAGTTGGCGTCGTGAACATGAAAAATATTGGCGACGCACACTGCCGAGCATCGGGCACAACTTCGACGATGAGATGCCCGTCGTCTGTGAGCGCTTTAGAGTGATTTACCGTCGGTAG